From the Haladaptatus sp. DJG-WS-42 genome, the window CCTTTTCCGCTGGGGTGAGGTCGTGTTCAACCATGCTAGATATACTATCACACACGCGAAAAAGGTTCTCTCGGTTACCCGTTGAGGCGCGCCAGTTCGTCTGCAGAGAGCGTGATGGCGGAGGCAGCAACGTTCTCTTCTAAGTGGGTCAGACTCGACGTGCCCGGAATCGGGAGCATGACCGGTGAGTGCTGGAGCAGCCACGCGAGGGCAATCTGGTAGCGCGTGGCGCTGTGGGTTGTGGCAATCTCGTCGAGAATTTCGCCCGTCTTGCCGAGGTCGCCTGCACCGAGCGGGAACCACGGGATGAAGCCGATGCCTTCGGCTTCGCAGACGTCGAGAACGTCCTCTGCGTTGCGCTCTTTGATGGAGTATCGGTTCTGCACCGTGGCGATGTCCACCATTTCGCGGGCGGTTTCTAACTGGGCGACGCTCACGTTGCTGAGGCCAACGTGGCGAATCAGGCCCTCGTCTTTGAGTTCGGCAAGTGCCTCTACGGAGTCTTCGAACGGCGTGTCCGGGTCGGGGCGGTGGAACTGATAGAGGTCAATCGCGTCGAGGCCAAGCCGGTCGAGACTTGCGAGGTGGGCGTTCCGGAGATAGTCGGGGTCGCCACACGGCTTCCAGTCGGTCTGTCGGTTGCGAAGCAGGCCGCCTTTCGTCGCAATCACGAGGTCGTCTGCGTAGGGGGCGAGCGCCTCGCGGATGAGTCGCTCGCTCGTTCCCGGTCCGTAGGAGTCTGCGGTGTCGATGAAGGTGACGCCGAGGGAGACTGCGTTTCTGAGTACTTCCTTTGCATTCGCTACGTCG encodes:
- a CDS encoding aldo/keto reductase, which codes for MVSNQSDTFDIGGELTVNRLGFGAMRITGDGIIGEPADVANAKEVLRNAVSLGVTFIDTADSYGPGTSERLIREALAPYADDLVIATKGGLLRNRQTDWKPCGDPDYLRNAHLASLDRLGLDAIDLYQFHRPDPDTPFEDSVEALAELKDEGLIRHVGLSNVSVAQLETAREMVDIATVQNRYSIKERNAEDVLDVCEAEGIGFIPWFPLGAGDLGKTGEILDEIATTHSATRYQIALAWLLQHSPVMLPIPGTSSLTHLEENVAASAITLSADELARLNG